A window of Clostridium sp. 'White wine YQ' contains these coding sequences:
- a CDS encoding SDR family oxidoreductase, protein MFNSYPYFGYSVECKNEPKTFPPQHQPVQPGIEALMYPKPIFDNPDYLGSCKLKDRVALITGGDSGIGRAVSLAFAKEGADIAIVYLYEHVDAEATKALVEGQGRKCILIPGDLRDENFCKEIVETTVSTFGHLDILVNNAGVQFPQNSLEDITTEQLENTYRTNIFPLFHVTKAALPYLKKGSSIINTASITAYKGHELLIDYSSTKGAIVSFTRSLALNLVKKGIRVNGVAPGPIWTPLIVSSYSAEYVSTFGLQEPKMKRAGQPAELAPAYVYLASDDSSYVTGQILHVDGGGYISS, encoded by the coding sequence ATGTTTAATTCTTATCCATATTTCGGATATTCTGTTGAATGTAAAAATGAGCCTAAAACTTTTCCACCTCAACATCAACCAGTGCAACCTGGCATTGAAGCACTTATGTATCCTAAACCAATTTTTGATAATCCTGACTATTTAGGTAGTTGTAAATTAAAAGATAGGGTTGCGCTAATTACTGGAGGTGACAGTGGAATTGGAAGAGCTGTTTCTTTAGCCTTTGCTAAAGAAGGGGCAGATATAGCAATTGTATACTTATATGAACATGTTGATGCTGAAGCTACAAAAGCCCTCGTTGAGGGGCAAGGTAGAAAATGTATATTAATCCCTGGAGACTTAAGAGATGAAAACTTCTGTAAAGAGATTGTTGAAACCACTGTTTCGACTTTTGGTCACTTAGACATACTGGTAAACAATGCAGGCGTTCAATTTCCTCAAAACAGCTTAGAGGATATCACCACAGAGCAATTAGAAAACACTTATAGAACTAATATTTTCCCACTTTTTCACGTTACAAAAGCAGCTCTACCCTATCTTAAAAAAGGAAGTTCAATAATAAATACTGCCTCCATAACTGCTTACAAAGGACATGAACTTCTTATAGACTATTCTTCAACTAAAGGTGCTATTGTATCTTTTACTAGGTCACTTGCACTTAATTTAGTTAAAAAGGGGATTCGCGTTAATGGAGTTGCTCCAGGTCCAATATGGACTCCACTTATAGTATCAAGTTATTCAGCAGAATACGTATCAACCTTTGGACTTCAAGAACCTAAAATGAAAAGGGCTGGTCAGCCAGCAGAATTAGCTCCAGCTTATGTCTACTTAGCATCTGATGATTCTAGTTATGTAACTGGCCAGATATTGCACGTTGATGGTGGAGGATATATAAGTTCTTAA
- a CDS encoding phosphatase — translation MKYILDMHTHTVASGHAYTTLLENAKYASEIGLQLLGTTDHGPTMPGAPHEWYFGNIKIMPRELFGVTMLYGSEVNIIDYEGNLDLPTDVLKSLDIVIASIHEPVMQSSDDADLNTTAFLKAMDNPYVHIIGHPGNPKFPIHEEALVKKAKEKNILIEINNSSFIRSRIGSDKTCTKIARLCKEHGVRIILNSDAHSCFHIGNFDAAIEILKKIDMPEELIINGSKSEFLDFLREKGKEI, via the coding sequence ATGAAATATATTCTCGACATGCACACCCATACTGTAGCTAGCGGCCATGCATACACTACTTTGTTAGAAAACGCAAAATACGCTAGTGAAATAGGCCTTCAACTTTTAGGTACTACTGACCATGGTCCCACAATGCCAGGTGCTCCACATGAATGGTATTTCGGCAACATAAAAATTATGCCAAGAGAACTTTTCGGCGTAACAATGCTATATGGTTCTGAGGTAAATATTATAGATTATGAAGGAAACCTTGATTTACCTACTGATGTCCTAAAAAGCTTAGACATAGTTATTGCAAGCATACATGAACCTGTTATGCAATCAAGTGATGATGCTGATTTAAATACAACTGCTTTCCTAAAAGCAATGGATAATCCATATGTACATATAATTGGTCACCCAGGAAATCCGAAATTTCCAATTCATGAGGAAGCTTTAGTAAAAAAGGCAAAAGAAAAAAACATACTAATTGAGATAAATAATAGCTCCTTTATTAGGTCAAGAATTGGGAGTGACAAAACATGCACAAAAATTGCTCGTTTATGTAAAGAACATGGGGTTAGAATAATTTTAAATAGTGATGCCCACTCATGTTTTCATATAGGAAATTTTGATGCTGCAATAGAGATTCTAAAAAAAATAGATATGCCTGAAGAATTAATAATTAATGGTAGTAAATCTGAATTTCTAGACTTTCTTAGAGAAAAAGGAAAAGAGATATAA
- a CDS encoding peptidase U32 family protein, with protein MARFFNGKKIELLAPAGNMEIFRSVVNSNCDAIYIGGKSLNMRMMRKGYNFSDEEVKEALSLAHEVQKKLYVTVNNMLNDSEIDEAIEYLKYLNDIAVDGIIVQDLGIIQICKEHNLKNFEIHSSVMMNVHNIEMVETLKDLGVSRVVLSREMDLKTAKHLQNQTGIETEYFMHGDMCTVNGANCYYSSVVLGNSSNRGRCFKPCRWTYKVKKDGNVYPTEYPLAAKDMYMYEHIPELIEACVTSFKIEGRMRDADFIVNLINIYGEAIDRYIEDPLGFNRKKHAKELFEGRKRDFTTAYAFGRPGLDFINTRYEGTGKFYSTGKVFSSPTEEPKITDKAINEVLSELSSYTSNTPSKHNLSVKVNNYEQAKLCLEQGVDRIYLPCEVLCPDEFITLEQLNDLVNKKNNTKIYLDLPQMMNELQFEIIDQYLSNHGHLFDGLLVSNLGAIRKYANKYPLITNYNLNIYNNKAIEFYKNLGVKEFTLSFETKNNEIGRLISSSNESLELIVHGPMRVMYLDHNVYENIDALEPTDKADNKYVDNNILVLMTDKGENPVYIDQNGKNHLFTSKELCLLPILKDLNFDNTLSLRIEGQTYSISELENIIKIYKQAIENKSKCDELFLDLKPVRAGFTLGALSFKTII; from the coding sequence ATGGCAAGATTTTTTAACGGAAAGAAAATAGAATTATTGGCACCTGCTGGTAATATGGAAATATTCAGAAGCGTTGTAAATTCAAATTGTGATGCAATTTACATTGGTGGTAAATCACTAAATATGAGAATGATGCGTAAGGGTTATAACTTTTCTGATGAAGAGGTTAAAGAAGCTTTATCCCTAGCTCATGAGGTTCAGAAAAAGCTTTATGTTACTGTAAATAATATGCTTAATGATTCTGAAATTGATGAAGCAATAGAATACCTTAAGTATTTAAATGATATTGCTGTTGACGGAATTATCGTTCAAGACCTTGGAATAATACAAATTTGTAAAGAACATAATTTAAAAAACTTTGAAATACATTCTTCAGTTATGATGAATGTACATAATATAGAAATGGTTGAAACCTTAAAAGATTTAGGTGTGTCCAGAGTTGTTTTATCCAGAGAAATGGATCTCAAAACAGCTAAACACTTACAAAACCAGACTGGTATAGAGACAGAATACTTTATGCATGGTGATATGTGTACAGTTAACGGCGCTAATTGCTATTATAGTTCAGTAGTTTTAGGAAATAGTTCAAATCGTGGTAGATGCTTTAAGCCATGTAGATGGACTTACAAAGTAAAAAAAGATGGCAACGTCTACCCTACAGAATATCCTTTAGCTGCTAAGGATATGTATATGTATGAACATATACCTGAACTTATTGAAGCTTGTGTAACCTCTTTTAAAATAGAAGGAAGAATGAGGGATGCTGACTTTATCGTTAATTTAATAAATATTTATGGAGAAGCTATTGATAGATACATAGAAGATCCTTTAGGCTTTAATAGAAAGAAGCATGCAAAAGAATTATTTGAAGGAAGAAAAAGAGATTTTACTACTGCATATGCTTTTGGTAGACCTGGATTAGATTTTATAAATACTCGCTATGAAGGTACTGGTAAGTTCTATTCTACAGGTAAAGTATTCTCTTCTCCAACTGAAGAGCCAAAAATAACTGACAAGGCTATTAATGAGGTTTTATCAGAATTGAGCAGCTACACTTCAAATACTCCTTCTAAACATAATCTATCAGTAAAAGTAAATAATTATGAACAAGCTAAGTTGTGTTTGGAACAAGGTGTGGATAGAATATATCTTCCTTGTGAAGTTTTATGTCCAGATGAATTTATCACTCTTGAGCAGTTAAATGATTTAGTAAACAAGAAAAATAATACAAAGATATATCTTGATTTACCTCAAATGATGAATGAGCTTCAATTTGAAATTATTGATCAATATTTATCAAATCATGGTCATCTATTTGATGGACTTCTAGTATCTAATTTAGGCGCCATAAGAAAATATGCAAATAAATACCCATTAATTACAAACTATAATTTAAATATTTATAATAATAAGGCTATTGAATTCTATAAAAATTTAGGAGTTAAGGAATTCACATTATCTTTTGAAACTAAGAATAACGAAATTGGAAGACTTATAAGTTCCTCTAATGAGTCCTTAGAATTAATTGTACACGGACCTATGCGAGTTATGTATTTAGATCATAATGTTTATGAGAATATAGATGCATTAGAGCCAACTGATAAAGCTGATAATAAATATGTTGATAATAATATCTTAGTATTGATGACGGATAAAGGCGAAAATCCTGTATATATAGATCAGAATGGAAAGAATCATTTATTTACTTCAAAAGAACTTTGCTTATTGCCAATCTTAAAGGACTTAAATTTTGATAATACACTAAGCTTAAGAATTGAAGGACAAACCTATTCTATTAGTGAATTAGAAAATATAATTAAAATTTATAAACAAGCAATAGAAAATAAATCAAAATGTGATGAATTATTTTTAGATTTAAAGCCAGTTAGAGCAGGCTTTACTTTAGGAGCCTTATCATTTAAAACAATTATATAA
- a CDS encoding aspartate aminotransferase family protein: MNYIGPDNILKKRKDYMFPATANFYKNPPQIVKGSMQYLFDENNKKYIDFFSGVSVMNCGHSNPEILKDTIEQLSALQHTCTLYLTQPMVDLAEKLSNILPGDIKRTFFCATGSEANEGAMALARLHTKKTGFIALTGGLHGRTHLTLSVTGIPMWRLDDNLIKENIFFIERPYSSTTSYEIAMKKSLAELEEVLKNHGDKIAAMILEPLQGNGGIILYPLNYIKEVKKLLEKYNVLLIVDEVQTGYGRTGKMFCIEHYDVIPDIIVTAKALGNGVPISTFSTTDEIANSFNKPSASTLGGTPVTAYTALSVLNYIEKNSLVQRAKELGDYLRHKLENLSSPLIQEVRGIGLMLGLQIQSSNEALNSAEITDIILEEMKDLGFLIGKNGLNRDVIAFQPPLVINKEDIDSMILSLETVLKKIK; this comes from the coding sequence ATGAATTATATTGGACCTGATAATATACTGAAAAAAAGAAAAGATTACATGTTTCCAGCAACTGCAAACTTCTATAAAAATCCGCCTCAAATAGTAAAAGGCTCAATGCAATATCTATTTGATGAAAATAATAAAAAATATATAGATTTCTTTTCAGGTGTATCCGTAATGAATTGTGGACACTCAAACCCAGAGATACTTAAGGATACTATTGAACAATTAAGTGCATTACAACATACTTGCACATTATACTTAACTCAACCAATGGTGGATCTTGCAGAGAAGCTTTCAAATATACTTCCTGGAGATATAAAGAGAACCTTCTTCTGTGCTACAGGTTCTGAAGCTAATGAAGGTGCGATGGCACTAGCAAGACTTCATACTAAAAAAACAGGCTTTATAGCATTAACTGGTGGTCTTCATGGAAGAACTCACTTAACACTAAGTGTAACTGGAATACCAATGTGGAGACTAGATGATAACTTAATTAAAGAGAATATCTTTTTTATTGAAAGACCATATTCTAGTACTACTAGTTATGAAATTGCTATGAAGAAGTCTTTAGCAGAACTAGAAGAAGTTTTGAAGAACCATGGAGACAAAATTGCTGCAATGATATTAGAGCCACTACAAGGAAATGGTGGAATAATATTATATCCTCTAAATTATATAAAAGAAGTAAAAAAATTATTAGAGAAATATAATGTACTCTTAATAGTTGATGAAGTTCAAACTGGATATGGACGTACTGGTAAGATGTTCTGTATTGAGCACTATGATGTTATTCCTGACATCATAGTTACTGCAAAGGCTTTGGGAAACGGAGTTCCTATTTCAACATTCTCAACCACTGATGAGATAGCTAATTCCTTTAATAAACCTTCTGCTTCTACACTAGGAGGAACCCCTGTAACAGCCTATACTGCTTTAAGTGTTCTTAATTATATTGAAAAAAACTCATTAGTTCAAAGAGCAAAGGAATTGGGTGACTATTTAAGACATAAACTTGAAAATCTCTCTTCTCCACTTATACAAGAGGTTAGAGGTATAGGACTTATGTTAGGTCTACAAATTCAATCAAGTAATGAAGCTCTTAATTCAGCTGAAATTACAGATATCATACTAGAGGAAATGAAGGATCTTGGATTCTTAATCGGTAAAAACGGATTAAACAGAGATGTTATAGCATTTCAACCGCCACTAGTTATTAATAAAGAAGATATTGATTCTATGATATTAAGTTTAGAAACTGTACTTAAAAAAATAAAATAA
- the hydF gene encoding [FeFe] hydrogenase H-cluster maturation GTPase HydF: protein MSLNSTPRSERVHIALFGKRNAGKSSIINAITEQEISIVSEFKGTTTDPVYKSIEILPIGPCVIIDTAGLDDEGELGELRKKKTLEVLDKTDVALVVVDGLVGVTEYDIKIVKEIKEKNIPILGVLNKIDSNDSYVDMAQDMARKLSIQVVPASAVAKKGIKEIKNKIISLLPQEEDKFKIVGDLINPGDLVVLVTPIDKAAPKGRLILPQQQTIRDILESDAIAIVTKEYELKQTLESLGRKPKLVITDSQVFLKVSADTPKDIMLTSFSILFARYKGDLVEMVKGIKAIKNLKDGDKVLVSEGCTHHKQADDIGRVKIPRWLRQITGKELTFEYSSGMVFTDDVKQYSLIVHCGGCMLNRTAMCSRINDAKEYDVPIVNYGMLIAYVQGILERALEPFPMAKLEYEELE from the coding sequence ATGAGTTTAAATTCAACACCTAGATCAGAAAGAGTACATATAGCCCTTTTTGGTAAAAGAAATGCGGGTAAATCAAGCATAATAAATGCAATAACAGAACAAGAAATTTCTATTGTTTCAGAATTTAAGGGAACCACAACAGACCCAGTATATAAATCCATCGAAATACTTCCCATAGGGCCTTGCGTAATTATCGATACAGCAGGGTTAGACGATGAAGGGGAACTAGGAGAATTAAGAAAAAAGAAGACATTAGAGGTTTTAGATAAAACTGATGTAGCACTAGTTGTAGTTGACGGCTTAGTTGGAGTCACAGAGTATGATATAAAAATAGTAAAAGAAATAAAAGAAAAGAATATACCAATATTAGGGGTACTTAATAAAATAGATTCAAATGATTCATACGTAGATATGGCTCAAGATATGGCAAGAAAGCTTTCTATACAAGTTGTCCCAGCCTCAGCAGTGGCTAAAAAAGGAATAAAAGAAATAAAAAATAAAATAATTTCTCTCTTACCACAAGAGGAAGATAAATTTAAAATAGTTGGTGATTTAATTAATCCAGGTGATTTAGTTGTTTTAGTTACACCTATAGATAAAGCCGCACCAAAAGGAAGATTAATTTTACCACAACAGCAAACCATAAGGGATATTTTAGAAAGTGATGCAATAGCAATAGTTACTAAAGAATATGAGTTAAAGCAGACTCTAGAAAGCTTAGGAAGAAAACCTAAATTAGTTATAACAGATTCTCAAGTATTTCTAAAAGTTTCTGCAGATACACCAAAGGATATAATGTTAACCTCATTTTCTATATTATTTGCAAGATATAAAGGTGATCTTGTTGAGATGGTTAAGGGAATTAAAGCCATAAAGAATCTTAAAGATGGAGATAAGGTGTTAGTTTCTGAAGGATGTACTCATCATAAACAAGCTGATGATATAGGAAGAGTAAAGATACCTAGATGGTTAAGACAAATAACTGGTAAGGAATTAACTTTTGAATATTCTTCTGGAATGGTATTTACTGACGATGTTAAACAGTATTCATTAATTGTACATTGCGGTGGATGTATGCTTAATAGGACTGCAATGTGCTCAAGAATTAATGATGCAAAAGAGTATGATGTTCCAATAGTTAATTACGGAATGTTAATTGCATATGTACAAGGTATATTAGAAAGAGCATTAGAACCATTCCCAATGGCTAAACTTGAATATGAAGAATTAGAGTAG
- a CDS encoding aspartate ammonia-lyase — MDYRVEKDMLGEKSINDEKYYGINTIRAMENFNIGDRYVNIDFVKEIALIKKAAAMVNIKLKKLDEEKGKAIIKAAEEIVSGLFDDNFHINAFQGGAGTSTNMSVNEVVANRALEILGRKKGEYDIIHPNNHVNMSQSTNDVCPTALRVAAIRKIRKLADALASLQEAFQIKEDEFANVLKLGRTELMDALPMMAGQGFGAYAKAIERDRWRIYKVEERLRVINIGGTAIGTGLNATNKYIFMITDLLQDLTGIGLARSDFPMDITQNADVFVEVSGLLKSCAVNLMKISNDLRLLGSGPRGGFGEIALPMEQAGSSIMPGKVNPVIPEMVAQVAMRIISNDSGITFAAASGQLELNAFIPIITENLLESLELLERTIIIFREKCIEGIEVNKDKCAENLEKSTAMTAALIHHIGYDKASEVAKKSLTSGKTLREILTSENILSEEEINKILNPLELTKPGIPGK; from the coding sequence ATGGATTATAGAGTTGAAAAAGATATGCTTGGAGAGAAGAGCATAAATGATGAGAAATATTATGGTATTAACACAATAAGAGCTATGGAGAATTTCAATATTGGAGATAGATATGTAAATATAGATTTTGTAAAGGAAATAGCACTTATAAAAAAAGCAGCAGCAATGGTTAATATTAAGCTTAAAAAGTTAGATGAGGAAAAAGGAAAAGCAATAATTAAGGCTGCAGAGGAAATAGTAAGTGGATTATTTGATGATAATTTTCACATAAACGCGTTTCAGGGAGGGGCTGGAACATCTACTAATATGAGTGTAAATGAGGTTGTAGCAAATAGGGCATTAGAGATATTAGGAAGAAAAAAAGGAGAGTATGATATAATTCATCCTAATAACCATGTTAACATGTCACAATCTACAAATGATGTATGTCCAACAGCTCTTAGAGTTGCAGCCATAAGAAAGATAAGAAAACTTGCAGATGCTTTAGCTAGCCTTCAAGAGGCATTTCAGATTAAGGAAGACGAGTTTGCAAATGTATTAAAATTAGGAAGGACAGAACTAATGGATGCTCTTCCTATGATGGCAGGTCAAGGTTTTGGTGCTTATGCTAAAGCAATAGAGAGAGATAGATGGAGAATATATAAGGTTGAAGAGAGATTAAGAGTAATTAATATTGGTGGAACAGCTATAGGAACAGGGTTAAATGCAACTAATAAGTATATATTTATGATAACTGATTTACTTCAAGACCTTACAGGAATAGGATTAGCGCGCTCAGATTTTCCAATGGATATAACACAAAATGCAGATGTTTTTGTTGAAGTTTCAGGACTTTTAAAATCCTGTGCTGTTAATTTAATGAAAATATCTAATGATTTAAGACTATTAGGATCAGGACCAAGAGGTGGTTTTGGTGAAATTGCACTTCCAATGGAGCAAGCGGGATCATCCATTATGCCAGGAAAAGTTAATCCTGTAATACCAGAAATGGTTGCCCAAGTAGCTATGAGAATAATATCCAATGATAGTGGAATAACTTTTGCTGCAGCTAGTGGACAGCTTGAGTTAAATGCATTTATTCCAATTATTACAGAAAATCTTTTAGAATCATTAGAATTATTAGAAAGAACAATAATAATTTTTAGAGAAAAATGCATTGAAGGAATAGAAGTTAATAAGGACAAGTGCGCAGAAAATTTAGAGAAATCTACAGCTATGACTGCCGCTTTAATTCATCATATTGGTTATGATAAAGCAAGTGAAGTTGCAAAGAAATCTTTAACTTCAGGAAAAACATTAAGAGAAATTTTAACTAGCGAAAATATATTATCAGAAGAAGAAATAAATAAGATACTTAACCCATTAGAGTTAACAAAGCCAGGAATACCTGGAAAGTAA
- a CDS encoding methyl-accepting chemotaxis protein, whose translation MDYKKNVDLKNKIMLVGFLLSVLLRVVFDIFLKTDTKSILILIGISVPLMLIALILIKAKYVIPTMFYTICMYTVVICIMFLTDPSWANFILIYYGVILVSVYQDLRATILEAITSIALIVYFFLTYKTTLFISVGYEELVFYVLYVVAGSAILSINAVMTKIVYKNLDEEHKLTNDAKAKAEMLLNKIYDTIKTLTEANEKIKSGITVTGQIAEEITTATSEVADRASRQVNIMDDMKTSSTVGVEKVGEVSNAIKTMETLSVSTENVVSEGTSKVDILSSEMNKVNSNILNVVDMINELSEETTKIVQIINSITEISEQTNLLALNASIEAARAGEHGKGFAVVAEEVRKLAEDSKFSTDKVEVILSNISNKTKVVAEEILKEKESIEICNKHTGDVKILFQDVNINTTNVLNHSKDVSAQSAVVENTMKNTLSSVNNISEDVETTAAAMEEIFAAIDDLNAGIIEITNSYNDLDEICNELNLIKL comes from the coding sequence ATGGATTATAAAAAAAATGTAGATCTAAAAAATAAAATCATGTTAGTAGGATTTTTGCTATCAGTATTATTAAGAGTGGTTTTTGATATTTTCTTAAAGACAGATACAAAGTCAATATTAATTCTTATTGGGATATCTGTCCCTTTAATGCTGATTGCATTAATATTAATAAAAGCAAAATATGTTATTCCGACAATGTTTTATACAATATGTATGTATACAGTAGTTATATGTATAATGTTTTTAACAGATCCAAGCTGGGCAAATTTTATTTTAATTTACTATGGAGTAATATTAGTTAGTGTATATCAAGATTTACGAGCTACAATATTAGAAGCCATAACAAGTATAGCACTTATAGTTTATTTCTTTTTAACATATAAAACTACTTTGTTTATTTCAGTAGGATATGAAGAATTAGTATTTTATGTGTTATATGTTGTTGCAGGTTCAGCTATATTATCAATTAATGCAGTTATGACAAAGATTGTTTATAAGAATTTAGATGAAGAACACAAGTTAACAAACGATGCAAAAGCAAAGGCGGAAATGTTATTAAATAAAATTTATGACACTATTAAGACATTAACAGAAGCAAATGAAAAGATTAAAAGTGGAATTACTGTCACTGGGCAAATAGCAGAAGAAATAACAACAGCTACAAGCGAGGTTGCAGATAGAGCATCAAGACAAGTAAATATAATGGATGATATGAAAACTTCAAGTACAGTAGGTGTAGAAAAAGTAGGAGAAGTCTCAAATGCAATTAAAACTATGGAAACTCTATCAGTATCAACTGAGAATGTAGTTTCAGAAGGTACAAGCAAGGTAGATATACTTTCTTCAGAAATGAATAAGGTTAATTCAAATATTTTAAATGTAGTAGATATGATAAATGAATTAAGTGAGGAGACTACAAAAATTGTTCAAATTATAAACAGCATTACAGAAATATCAGAACAGACAAATCTTTTAGCACTTAATGCATCAATAGAAGCAGCAAGAGCAGGGGAGCATGGTAAAGGGTTTGCAGTAGTTGCAGAGGAAGTAAGAAAGCTTGCAGAGGATTCCAAGTTTTCTACAGATAAGGTTGAGGTAATATTGAGTAATATATCGAATAAAACTAAAGTAGTTGCAGAAGAAATACTTAAGGAAAAAGAATCTATTGAAATATGTAATAAACACACAGGTGATGTTAAGATATTATTCCAAGATGTAAATATTAATACAACTAATGTGCTTAATCATTCAAAAGATGTCAGTGCTCAGTCAGCTGTAGTTGAAAATACTATGAAAAATACATTAAGTTCAGTAAATAATATCAGTGAAGATGTAGAAACTACAGCAGCTGCAATGGAGGAAATATTTGCAGCAATAGATGATCTTAATGCTGGAATAATAGAAATAACTAATAGCTATAATGATTTAGATGAGATTTGTAATGAATTAAATTTAATAAAACTATAA
- a CDS encoding ketoacyl-ACP synthase III, with amino-acid sequence MNVKINRIEYYHPETKYSNEYFMKHFSKQGTDISGLLEVTGRDSRYISEDFHENSLTMAIKASKKVIQNANIDANDINLVVFVSTTPEFLSPTNAVKIHEALGLGKQAIAYDMNGNCAGMIIAVDQVSRIMKTNDRIKYALVIGSDQLVRYSRRTEAITYSNFGESACAILLENVDCHPSDFIDSSSYVDSSLSGYINFPPSGFSKVLPLDKHTEKNNRIIEWIDFDTDEAFASSVDSINEILDRNNLSKDDIKLYCLSQFAKKNIELIQEALKEPDHKFPFVGNKFGYTGVTSPFIALTDSIEKNKIKRGDHVILWTVGAGVVASCILLRY; translated from the coding sequence ATGAACGTAAAAATAAACAGAATAGAATATTACCATCCTGAAACAAAATATTCAAACGAATACTTTATGAAGCATTTTTCAAAGCAAGGAACAGATATATCAGGGCTACTTGAAGTTACAGGAAGAGATTCAAGATATATTTCAGAGGACTTTCATGAAAATTCTTTAACTATGGCCATCAAAGCTTCAAAAAAGGTAATACAAAATGCAAATATTGATGCAAATGACATAAACTTAGTAGTATTTGTCTCTACAACTCCAGAATTCTTATCACCTACGAATGCTGTGAAAATTCATGAAGCATTAGGTCTAGGAAAGCAAGCAATTGCATACGATATGAATGGAAATTGCGCAGGAATGATAATAGCTGTTGATCAAGTCAGTAGAATTATGAAAACTAATGATAGAATAAAATACGCATTAGTTATTGGTTCTGACCAGTTGGTTAGATATTCTAGAAGAACTGAAGCCATTACTTATTCTAATTTTGGGGAATCAGCTTGCGCTATTTTACTAGAAAATGTAGATTGTCATCCATCAGACTTTATAGATAGCTCCTCTTATGTGGATAGCTCATTAAGTGGATATATAAATTTTCCACCCTCAGGTTTTTCTAAAGTTCTACCACTAGATAAACATACCGAAAAGAATAATAGAATAATTGAATGGATTGATTTTGATACTGATGAGGCTTTTGCTAGTTCAGTTGATTCAATTAATGAAATTCTTGATAGAAATAACCTATCAAAAGATGATATTAAGCTTTATTGTTTATCTCAGTTTGCTAAGAAAAATATTGAATTAATCCAAGAAGCCTTGAAGGAACCTGACCATAAGTTTCCTTTTGTCGGAAACAAATTTGGATATACAGGAGTTACTAGTCCATTTATTGCACTTACTGATTCCATTGAAAAAAATAAAATTAAACGTGGTGATCACGTCATTCTTTGGACAGTAGGAGCAGGTGTTGTTGCTTCATGTATACTTTTAAGGTATTAA